GTTGTTACCTCCATGTGTTAAGTTAGCCAGTTTGGTTAGTTTTGAAGCTGTTTCTTTCTCTACAGGTTCTGTGGTGGTGATGCTATGTCATTTGGCACTTGTTCACAAAAGCTCAAGGTACACATTCAGTAGACGGGCATTATTATTTTGCCATCTCCACTTTTTCCCTCTGGTCTGTCAGATATGAAGTTTCTACATCCGGGCTCAAATGCTCCCGGGTTAACAATAGAttcaaaaaaaatagaaaataaattcaaaaaattgtgACTTTTTTGTGGCAAAATTTAAAGAATGTTTGGTGTGTTTGCTCGCGAAATCACATTGGTGTAAGGCGTGAtaaaaaaaacaaaattatgTCCTGAAAATGTTTAAAACGCATTTTACATGCACAACAAACATTTATTAAAAGTAGTATTTTACTGTTCACGCCGGGAGCATTTCGAGCCAGAGTGTAGAAAGCTACTTTCGTGCTAACTAAATTATTTTTCCTATCTCTGTACTTTACTTTTGGCATCCAGATTTTGTACGATGATGGCAACGTTGAACAACTGCAACGTAATAATAATAATGGAAAATGGGATTTCACTGCTGAGGTACGTACGTTCGTGCAGCCTGATGCTGCTATTATTCTTGCTTCTTTCTAATTCGTCTGCTATCCTGCAGGAGCAAGACACGAATCCTAATGCAGCATCTGATATGTAAACCAATGACAAAGCAAGAAACGCCTACTGCCAATTAAATCTAGTAGTCAAAACTATACAGTGAATCGACGACGAATACCTGGGGTTGCTAAAATTACATTTCCACTGTCCAGCGCGACTCGGGGTTCAGAAAGGGAGGAGGACCTACACAGAATTCTAGCCTACATCCCTCAATGACATTACAGAGATGATGACCCGTCCAACCCCAGCAAGGAGATTATAGGACCTTTGCCGCATACCCCTCCTTACATGTTGAACAGAAGCAGCAGAGCTACCGGATGGTGATGTACCTGTTTGTGCCATGCTTGGCCCAGTGGTCCTTGAGGTCCACCGACGCCGAGAGATCGTGGCCCTCAGCCGCTAGTCGGCTGAGCAGCTTGGTGAACGCGCTGCCGCTCATCTTCCGTCCGCCCATGCGCGCGTGGCGCTTGTTGGGCATCACCGGGAGCGGGTACATGGACATGCTCATGGTGCAGCAGGACGACTGCCACCCGCCGTTGCCCCACTTGTAGCACTGCCGGAGGACCCCCGTGCACGAGCAGGCAGGCGCGGGCATGGACGACTCGTCGAATGAGACCTGGTTCAGACCAAGGTCTTGGTCCTTCCACTCGTTCTTCATCTCAGAAGCGGCGCGAGCTGGATCCTCCCCGACACCAGACATTCCGGCGTCTCTCCAGTCACCGCCGGCTTTCTTGGTTTTCCGGAGCACGCCTGACGGCCTCTTCAGTGGAGATGCTTGGGAACTGTTCTTCTTGGGCTTCTTTGCCTTTCCAGCAGCACTCACCGGGGCTGTTGAGATCGGGTATGCGTCTGATATGTGCATTTCCCTCGCATGGTCATATGGAGAATCTGCCAGTTGCAGTGGCGATGATTGAGCATGGGGCTGCTGGTCCTGGTGGTGGAAGTTCTTTGCTCCATTGAGAGATCCTGGGTTGAATCCGGTCCCGTTATTCATATTAAATCCATTTGTACGGGCCAGTTCAAGTGCGGCAAGGGCATTGTCTCGTTCGATGATTGCAGCATTCCGTTCAGCCATTGCAGAGTCCCGCTGGGCAAACGCCATGTCTCTCTCAGCCATGGCAGCTTTCTTCTCAGCCAGAGCATGGTCTCTCTCCATGATGGCGGTGTCCCTCTCACTCATTAGTGCTAGGAGGTTCATGCTGTGGTGGTCTTTCATTTGCCTTTGGGGCATCATCCACTGAAACATAGAGCAATTATCATAAGGTCCGCATTCGTTCAGAGAGCAAATCTTTGCAACAATTATGTtcagaaaaaaatataaaatgaTGTTTGTGACAATTCTGAATGCAGTACAAAAAAGCTCAACGTCACACATTTCCAAGACTAGTTTAGGTCGTGATCTTCATTTCTTGGGCATGGTTGTTTCAACTGTACCATTTGCTCTGCAGCTATGCAGGAGAACAAAACAAAAAATATGACAAAAAGAGGGCTATGAAATTTGTTACTATCTTATCACCATGAACTTCTACTATTTAGTTTGATCATTCCTCAGTTTGGAGAAACTTTAGGGATACTATGTACATTAGCTGAGGGACAAGCACTGACCAGCATACTATCTCAACTTTTAGCTTTCTCATAAAGCTGAATAATATTGTCTTCAGTCTAAAACAAGCACACGTACACTTTAGCCACTCATCTACCGCTTGTGATCTGGTTATGCCCTTAAAGAAGATTTGTTACAGGACAATTCTTACTAGCAGAAGATAAATCAAATCAATGTTCTATGCTTTAATTACTAACACAGTGTAACTTTCATATGTCAAAATACAAATATATAAAACTAAAATCTTGCACAAGAATTATTCGTGATGAATTGCACAAACCTGAGTATGAAGTGCTTTATATGGGTCTGGCCTTTGCCTCCCATTTTCCCTATGTCCAAGGTTGTCCATTATCACATATGTTTGCAGAGAGGAGAAATAGGGCAACTATGTGACTACCTTCAAGATAAGAAGAAAAAGAGTTAAGAGTACGGCAAATGTGTTATCACAGGGAAGGTATTGCCTAAGAGTAACCTAGCTAGATTGTCTTGCTGCTATGTCAGAGCTCAAAAGAGCTACCGGGGAAAACGAGAATAAGGAATGGAAAGGCAAAAGGTAATCAATGTAGAATGCTTTCTAAGCCAACACATGAACCAGTTCAGAAATGCAATAGATATCAGAATAAAATGTGTCAGTATAATTGGGGAACAAAGTAGCAACGCATGTTTACTCAATGCATAAGAGAAGGCAACAAGTCAATCAGCTAGTATCAAGATAAACAATTATTCATTCACCGACTTTAACTCCAGATTCAGTTTCTCAGATAGCAGAAATGCAGAACCAGAGCCTCAATATGGCCTCCAAATCCCCGGAGACCAAACTTGCCACATAGTTTCGCAGCTGAACAATTTCAAATAATAGTACTCATCTCTAGCTAGGCAAGTAGGAGGGGGCAGCAGATCAGCTATTGTCCTTTCAAAACATTGGATGCATAAACAGTTATGGACATGACTCTGAATCTAATGCTCAAATAGCCAAACCAAAGCTTCACGAACAGACCGGTGAGCATCATAGAATCCAACTGCACACAATGCTGCCTTCAATTGAAACTAGCAGTACACTCTCCACATGCACCCGCTCACTAGGAAGCTGTGGAGAGTTACACCACATGCACCCGCTCACTAGTACCCATCCCACAGTAAGCAGCACTTCCACTCTGTGCGCCCTCTAACTGCAAAAGGGGGGCAAAAACAGGGCCAGCCGCCACCTCCTGCGGAATTCACAGCCGTGACTTGGACACGAGGACGCTAAATTAGCAACAGAGGAAACGAGCCCAGTTAGGGGAAGCGCTAAACCCTAGATCACTCACCGAGGACCGCCGCCGCTCGCTCCCCCTGGCGCCCGCGCGGATTCCGCGGATTCGCGGGTGGAGTAAGCGACGAATCCCCTCCTAATCCGCCGCAGGCACCCAATGCGGCCCCTCCCCTGCTCGCCGCGGAAATTTCGTTTGGGGAAATAATTAAGCAACCCCCGCTGCACTGTACTTATCAGAGAGGGCGAGAGAAGGGGAGAGAGGGGTTACCACACAGTACTATCAGCAGCAGCAGAAGCTCCCGGAGGCGAGGAGGCGGGGCCCGCCGGCCAGCGGGACGGGGGACGGCGGGGCACGGCCGCCGGCGACCGGGCCTGCGGGGTCGGAGCTGGCTGCTCGCCGCCGCTCTCCCCTCCCTCTCCCGCTCCCCCGTCTGTCTCGCTCGGACTTTGGGGGCGCTGGTGAATGGCGGGGGTTGGGGagcaggggcggcggcgaggaCGGGCGTCGACGcgcgggagggagaggggagggggaggggtggcCCACGGTCCAGAGGGAGGCGGGGGTGGCGGGTAGATTGATGGTGGATGAGGCCGATGGGGGGGAGAGCGAGGGTGGAAGGAAAGGGAGGAAACGCTCGCTCGCTCCCTCTGGCGCTGTCGCTTGCAGAGACTTGCCGCCGGGGCCCACCGCTGGAcggaggaggggaaggaaggaaggCAGACTCCTTGGACGACAGACCTCTCCATCCACCGGATATAACCACACTGGCTTTAATTTTAATTATTATTAAAACTTTTATGAGGTTATTCTGACTTTTCTGCAAGGAAACTAGTAGCGGTAATTTTGGCACGTTGATAGATTTTTGGTATTTGGAACGTCTGAGCTCTGAcgagttttctttttcttttgaaaTTCGCTCTAGGACGAGTTTTAGGGTTGCCATCAACTTATAAAGGGATAGACCCACATTCCCCGTCATTCGGTTGCTACCATTACACTACATACTCATTTTGTAAAAAAAAAATAAGATCGTTTTAGATCACTAAAGCGTTTAGATCGCTACTTTGTTTTTTTAGAactgtttagatcactactttagtgatctaaaacgatcttatatttctttacagatgGAGTGCATCCATTTGATCGACAAGTATTTTTGGATGAACGGAGTATGTCTTACCGTTCTAGACCAAATTCATTCCACGCGTAGATTAAAACGAAAGACTAATCCCGTATTCACGTTGTATCTCTCTGTCTAGACTGCATTTAGATTTGGACTTTGAGAGATTATTCACATAGAAAAATCAGGATCTTCAAAAACATTTAGAGGTCCTACTTTGTTTGCAGAGAGTGGGCTAAGCCAAGCTAGACTGGAATGAAGGACATTGGCTTTGGCCTCATCATCGATCAAGTAGATTTAGGGCAAAATCCTTGTGCTCATATTTTCCATTGCTCGTGATTTTCAATTTCCAAAGAAAAAGATCAACTACTCCCTCCCATCGATATTACTTGTAGCAGCTTCAGCACAACTTTAATATAAAGTCTTTCCGCAAAAAAAAAACTTTAATATAAAGTCGAAAGGAGTAGTTTTTTTAGTTGGCAAGTTGATTTGCCTACTCGTTATAAAGGAACATTTCAAATATCGATGTGACTACATAGCGATGTGGCATGCCTCACGTTTTAGCGCTAACACACACACGAAGGAAAGTGGTAGCTCAGACGTGCATTGGTAGCCGAACATAGGcttgcaccacatgcattgaggGCTCCCCGTCCCATCGCCAAATGGGATGCAATAATTTTACAGATTACAACAATACAATAGAGGCAGCTTTCAGATGGGGGCAAAAGGCTGGATAACATCAACGACATTTATAAATTTTCATACATACTTCCTTCCTTGGATAAACATTTTGTCATGTTGGACCAACTTCGTGATGAACGGTTGGATTATGTGAGCATTTGGATTTTAGTTTTACCGAACACTTTTGCAGATACATCGCCTTGAAGTTGTCAAGGTTAATGACTCTATAAGGCTAAGTTTATGTGTTTTGGTGCGAAAGCAGTCAGATATGACAAGaaacatcatcaatgatatgtatcgCTCAATGCAAGCAATATCATAGGCGCACGCAACACTTTTGGTGGGTCGGCTCATTAGCAGAAGCACTGGAACATTTTTACAAAGCATCACTCACAGGGTTAGGAAGACTCCACTCGGTTTTGGTAAGCTTTCGGACGGTTTTTTTTCTATGCTTCTATAACTAGTTTTCTAGTACTCTAACCTTTTtattctttgtttttcttttctcgttttctttctttgtttcctttattcttttcatgaatactttttaaaatttgaattcatggacATTTTTAAGAACTCAAGAGAATACTTTCAGATTCATAAAATTTTgaaaatttcagtttttttaaatGAACATTATTTAATCAGGAAATATTTTTCTCAAATCATACATAGTGGGAGAAAATAAAACGAATAAAAGCATAGATCATGGACCTAGTGATCCCAGGTGTGCGATAATGAGCTTGCCTACTCCACCACACAAGTGATATGACATTTTGAAAAAAGTGTAATTTTCTGTGGGCTCTGATCTTATCCATTTCTTCAACAAGttattccggacggagggagtatcagcTTTGTGAAAAACTGGACTGAGCCCATCTAGGCCGTAGATAACGTTGACGTCCGTCGAATCAAGAGCAGGTCCACAGCTTCGGCTTTCAGGGGCACTATGTCTCGCCTCTAGCAAGACGAAGAACACATCGCCTCAAGCCAGCTTGAAATGGCCAGGCCCAGTTAACATATCACCGATTTTCTTAGGTTTTCTGGTTATTATTGTTGGGGGTTTTTGGTTTCTATTTCCAAAATATATAAATATTCGAAACACTCGTGAttatttttaaaaatattttcCGCGAATTTGGACCACATACTTTTCAAAAATGTAGAAAGAATTAAAAAAGATTGGCACAAAATGTTCACACGTTCAAAAAAGTGCATGACATGTTAAAATGTGTGCAATTTTCAAAAAAATCATTCCTTCCAAGAATATGTACATTAGATATTTTTAAATGTTAATTATGTATTTAAATAAAATTGAAAGTGTATAACAAACTGTAATATCTATATAAAAGTATACAATGTGTATTAgaaatattgacatgaaaacttatttttttttaaatatattAATCATGTACTTTAAAACTGTTAAACGTATATAAAATTATTTTATATGTGGATAAATATGTAATGTGTGAAAAAGATATAAAATTATTCATTTTTAAaagttaatcatgtatttaaaaatgtcAAATGTGTTATAAAAAAATCTGATGTATAAAAAATATACAATATGTACGAAAAAGTAAGACATGTGTTcagaaaacaaaaaagaaaaggaaacaattagaacataagaaaacaaagaaaaccgcTTCAATACAGTGATAACCCGATAAAAAGAACGTTGATGAAAAAAAATCCTGCCACAGCAATATTACTGGCCCAGCCCTGTAGCGGACACGCTATAGGCGACGACTTGAATGAGAAATAGCATTTGTGAATTGGAAGTGGCAACAAGAGACTGAGCATAAAGAAACTGAGCCTGATCAGAATTGAGCACGAAACTTTCAAGTTTCAAGCAAAAGGGCAACATTAAAATAGGAGGAGTTCGTCGAACAAGTAAACAGAGAAGATCTTTCAAAATTTTGTGTAGGATGGCTTGCTTCCCGGAGTGAGGACTACCGAGGAACCGAGGAGTGACAGTGAACAAGAGAGCTATCAATACCAAGTGCCTTAATATGATTTTTACGCGTGCAGACAGAAAATAGCATATCTAGAACTTTCATCCCGCAAAGAGCACGATCTAAATTTTGCGAGCTGCTCTGATGTTGAGTTATTTCTTAAGGAAATCGTCTGGTTGCTCTTCCAAGACATGCGCCCCATAAGTAGGGGTGAAAACGGATCGAATGCGAGTCGGATAGTGCTCTTACCACTTCCATTTTCTTATTTTCAAAATGAATACGGATGCGGTTGCTCTTCCAAGACATGCGCCCCACAAGTAGCGGTGAAAACGGATCGAATAGTGTTCTTACCACTTCCATTTTCTTATTTTCAAAACGAATACAGATGCGAGTATGGATGTTATCGGATACGGATGCGGTTCGGATGTTATCTGAATACGGATACATATCGGATGTTTTCTTCATTCGGACAGATACGAATAATAGCGACATATTGCTTAAGTTTATTAGTCAATAGCTATGTGACATGAAATAATTAACTTGTGACATACAATAAATCAATGATAAACAGGTTTATGAATAAATACTATTGTAATGCATACTACTTCTAAGTTTAATCATAAAAAGAGTAAAATTTGACCACTTATTTGGCTTTTATGTTGGATAATTCGCATATTGGGGCTAGAATTTTGAAAACTACCTCCATAATTTTATTTGGATACGAATATATCCACTCCATATCCATATTTGTGTCAAAAACTCAAAccatattttatttttatttgttaAATAAATTCGGATACGAATAATTTCCATTTTCATTTTGGTTCAGATGCAGATGTTTCAGATGCGAATGGCATTTTCTCGAATACGAATATCGGATATTTCGGATTATCCCCTGTCACTTTCCACCCCTACCCACAAGATCCTTCGATTGCCATGGTCAGCAGCATCCACGGCCAGTTCCCCCCACCAATCGAAGCCAGAAACCGCAGAGGGTAGGAGCAGAGCATGATCACAACACAGAGACCGAGTGTTACAAGCATCAGTCTTGCAGATTTGCGGTCACAGGCACATGCACCATCTTCTCCTTCCTCACATCCATCGACACCGGCACGAGAGCGCCATTATTGCCGGAACACACACACACGGGTGGATATTTACAGAACACGGCGCTCGATCGAACGTGCCAGTACGACTAGTACTGCTACGGAGCAGATATGTACAGGGGACAGggcatcggcggcggcggcggcatcagGCGCTGGCCTTGTTGGCCTTCCTGGCGCGGATCGACTTGGGCTGCTTCGGCTTCGGCTTCGCCGGCGGCGGCCCCGCCCTCTTCGCCCTCTTCGGCCGCGCCTTCTTCGACGCGGCCTTGTTGGTGGTCGTCTTCTTGGCCGGCAGGGCCTTCTTCTCCTCGGCGGGGGCGAGGCGGAAGGAGGCCTTGACGCGGACGAGCCGGCCCTTGGCGGCGAAGCTCCGGAGCTGCGCGGCCAGCACCTTGCGGTAGTTGCCCGGCAGCGCCTCCCCGTGCCGCTCCCCCACGCGCTTCGCGATCGCGTACGCGCTCGCCCCCGCCTTGCCGTCGCCCGCCGCCATGATCGCCTCCTTGATCATCTGCGCACAAAGATCATTTCAGAACCCAACACAAACTGAATTCCTACCGTACTTTAATCACATCAGGCCAGATCAGAGCGCTCACCTCAAAGTAGGGCGGGTGGTGCGGCCCCGCCGACCGGGGCTTCCTGCTCCTCGGCTTCTTCTCCTCCCCCTTCCCCTGCCCCCCCTCCGTCTTCTTCACCTCACCCCCTTCCTCCGCCTTCTTCGCCTCACCGCCGGCGACCTCCATCGCCTCCTCGCCCGCACCCGCCTCCTTTGCCTCACCTTCGGCAACCTCCATCACCTCCTCGCCCGCACCGGCCTCCTTCACCTCCTCCACTTTCTCCGGCGCAGCAACCGCCTCCTTCACCTCCTCCACTTTCTCCGGCGCAGCAACCGCCTCCTTCACCTCCTCGCCAGCTCCGACCATCGCCGGAGCAGCAGCCGCCTCCATCACGGTCGCCATCGAACGAAGCAGAGCGCCCCCTCTCTTTTTCTTGGATCAAAACAGAGCACCTTCTAGCGAGTGGTGAGTGGTGACTGGTGAAGCGGAACTCAAAGCTGTGGCGAGGTGTGGGGGTCTGAGGTCCGCGCTTTATACCGCCGCGCGGGGCGCTGCCATTGGCCGGCGAGCCCCGCGGCCGGATCGCGATCCGTGGGGCGCGAGATCGCGGGCGTACGCGTGGGATCGCCGCGCGACGCGTGTGTTTCTTCTCGTGTGTTCGTCGCCGCGGGGCGTGTGCTTCTGTGTTTTCCGGTGGGTTCGGTGCATGTGCCACCGTCCATTCGGCTCGTTCGATTTGGCAACGGCTGATGTAAGGTGAATTCGCTGACACGTCCCAGACTCCCAGTTCGTTGTAATGACGTGTCGTTTGACACAGGGCGGCTAtgaggcggctagggttcctcACCTACTACATGTGTTTGCCCTCTCTCACTCTCTGATGTTTGAGGAAGTCACCTCTTCGCTCATTTTCCCTTTTTGTGCTTTGAAAAAGTCGGTGGAAAGTTCGGCGTTGCGCTTTTCAGGGGTAAGTTCAATGTTGACGTGACAACCTTGAATGGAGCGGTGACGCGTCTAAGCGATAGGTGGCGTCCTCAGTCGTGCGGATGGTAAGACGACGACATTTGCGGCTCGTGTTGTGTGAGATGCCTTGTTGAACCCTGATGTGTGATTTTGAAGCAAGTCTGTTCCCTTACCATTTTTTCTCTTCTTCCAGTCAGATCCAGTTGCCGAGGACATTCGGTTAGTGATGTGTGCTCCCGACTAGGAAAAATCTTTGCTCATCCAGTCCAACCTTAATGGGGGCGACGATATTGGGCTTCGCCGAGGTGCCTCCCTCCCATCCCTATCCCTCGCTCCTGGGTGAAAGCTCATAATCCTTCTCAGATTGGCAGCTGTAGCATTGAGGGTATTGTACCCTCTTTGCATGCATCACCTTGGGCAATGCAGGGGCGTGTGCAACTAGTGCTATGGCTGGTGGGCACCTTCGGCAGCCTGTTTTGAGTGGTGACATCCGTGTTGAGGTTTTGGTGAGTCTAATGTGTTATGCCTAGGTGTCTATTGC
This sequence is a window from Aegilops tauschii subsp. strangulata cultivar AL8/78 chromosome 7, Aet v6.0, whole genome shotgun sequence. Protein-coding genes within it:
- the LOC109744301 gene encoding barley B recombinant-like protein D, which produces MDNLGHRENGRQRPDPYKALHTQWMMPQRQMKDHHSMNLLALMSERDTAIMERDHALAEKKAAMAERDMAFAQRDSAMAERNAAIIERDNALAALELARTNGFNMNNGTGFNPGSLNGAKNFHHQDQQPHAQSSPLQLADSPYDHAREMHISDAYPISTAPVSAAGKAKKPKKNSSQASPLKRPSGVLRKTKKAGGDWRDAGMSGVGEDPARAASEMKNEWKDQDLGLNQVSFDESSMPAPACSCTGVLRQCYKWGNGGWQSSCCTMSMSMYPLPVMPNKRHARMGGRKMSGSAFTKLLSRLAAEGHDLSASVDLKDHWAKHGTNRYITIR
- the LOC109744299 gene encoding uncharacterized protein, whose protein sequence is MATVMEAAAAPAMVGAGEEVKEAVAAPEKVEEVKEAVAAPEKVEEVKEAGAGEEVMEVAEGEAKEAGAGEEAMEVAGGEAKKAEEGGEVKKTEGGQGKGEEKKPRSRKPRSAGPHHPPYFEMIKEAIMAAGDGKAGASAYAIAKRVGERHGEALPGNYRKVLAAQLRSFAAKGRLVRVKASFRLAPAEEKKALPAKKTTTNKAASKKARPKRAKRAGPPPAKPKPKQPKSIRARKANKASA